Genomic window (Saccharothrix australiensis):
CCCGCCGGACCGGGGCGCCGCGTCGTCGGGCGGCGCTACACCCGCAGCCCGGTGAGGTCGGACCGCCCGCCCGCGTGCCCCACCGCCCGGCCGGCGGCGGCCACGGCCAGGCGGCCCGCCTCGCGCGGGTGGTCGCCGCGCACGAGCGCGAAGGTCAGCGCGGCGACGAAGGCGTCACCGCCGCCGGTCGTGTCCACGACGTCCTCGTCGGTCAGCGGCACGACCTCCGAACCCGCCGACCACACCAGGACGTTCGCCACGCCCCGCACCTCCAGGGCCACCAGCGACGGCCCGCGCCCGAGCAGTTCCCGCCCCGCCAGCACGGCGTCGCCGGTGGACGAGATGCACCGCCCGGTCAGCTCCTCGCCCTCCTGGTGGTCCGCGCGCAGGACGTCCGCGCCCGCCAACTGCTCACCCGTCGCGACGCCGTCGAGCACCACCAGCCCGTCGGCCAGCCGGATGGCGGCGAGCGCGGCGTCGACGGGCTGCTGGAGCTGCACGATCACGGCGTCCGCGCCCACCACGGCCGAGGTCATCACGTCGGCCTCGTGCACGAGCGACGACTCGGGCAGGTCCTGGAGGTAGCGCCACTTCCCGCCGCACACCACGTCCACGATCAAGGCGCTCCGCCCGCGCCGGACGATCGCCGAGGTGTCGACGCCGTCCGCCCGGAGCCGGTCCACCAGCCCGTTACCGACGTCGTCCTCCCCGACGACGCCGAGCAGGGTCGTCGACGCGCCGAGCTGCGCCAGCCCGACGGCGATGTTCGCGCCCTTGCCGCCGAGCACCTCGCGCCGTTCGAGCACCGGCGCCGTGCCGGCGGCGTCGGGCACCTCCGGCACGACCAGCACCAGGTCGCGGGCGATCTGACCCAACACGGCGACGCGCATGTCCAACCCGTACCCGGCGGGCGACAACCGAAACCCCGGCGGTCGGCGGCGAGGGCCGGGCGGGTGTGGCCGCCCTGATCGCCCGCGCCGGTAACCTGGGTGCGAGGGGGTGGTGTCGCCGTGACGGAGCGCAAACCCGCCGGCGTGAGCTTCGAGACGTGGATCGACCGGCAGATCCGCGAGGCGCAGGAGCGGGGCGAGTTCGAGGACCTGCCGGGCGCGGGGAAACCCTTGCGCGGGCTGTCCGAGCCGCACGACGAGCTGTGGTGGGTCAAGGAGAAGGTCCGGCGCGAGGAGGGGACCGTGCTGCCGCCGACCCTCCAGTTGCGCAAGGACGCCGCCGCCGCGCGCGAGGCCGCCGCGCGGGCCGGGTCGGAGGAGGAGGTGCGGCGCATCCTGGAGGAGATCAACGCCGAGATCGTCGACGCCATCCGCAAGCCGAGGTCCGGCCCGCCGCTGAACCTGATGCCGTTCGACGTGGAGCACGTGGTGGCGGAGTGGCGGGCCGGGCGCTGAAGCCCACTGGCCGAGCACTCGCCGTCCGTGCCCCCGGCGCGTGGCCGGGGGCACGCGGTGGTCAGGCGTCCTTGAGGGCCGTCAGGAAGCCGGCGAAGCGGGCGCGGTCGAAGGCGAGCACTGGCCCGTCCGGGTTCTTCGAGTCGCGCACCAGCAGGCTCGTGGTGGCGTGGGCGAGTTCGACGCAGTCACCGCCGTTGCCCGCGCTGTAGCTCGACTTGCGCCAGTGCGTGGGGACCGAGGTCATAAGCCGGCACCTCCTCGTGAAGTCACAGTTCGCTTGCCACTGTAGCGAACAGCGAGGAGGTCTTCGCCGGCGTCAGCGCCGCGGTCAGCGAGTGCCGGAAGACCAATTCGTACTGAGCCACGTGGGCCGGGTCGTCCACGGAGCCGGCCGTCGTCAGGTCTTCGAGGTAGACGATCGGCCGCTGGTTGTCCGCGAACCGCAGCAGCACGAACGGCAGCCCGGTCGCGGCGTGGGCACCCGCGCTGAACGGCACCACCTGGAGCGTCACGTTGGGCAGACCGCCCAACTTCCGCAGGTGTTGCAGCTGTTCCCGCATGACCTCCGGACCGCCGACCACCGTGCGGATGGCGGCCTCGTGCAGGACCAGGTGCAAGCGCTGGCTGCCGTCGACCAGGCGTGCCTGCCGTGCCTGGCGCGCTTCGATCAGCCGTTCCACCTGGTCGGGCTGGTGCAGGGGATTGGCCTCGATCAGGGCGCGGGCGTACTCCTTCGTCTGGAGCTGACCGGGCACCAGTTCGGCGTGGTAGCGCAGGACTTCGGTGGCGATCTGCTCCAGGTTGAAGAAGCGCCGGAAGAAGTCGGGCAGGACCGTGCCGTACGGGGTGCGCGGTCGGCGCTTGCGGGCTTCCCGCGCCAGCTCCTCGATGGGTTTGCGGGTCTGCTTGGACGCGCCGTAGAAGTCGAGCAGCACCCGCAGCTCGGCCGCCCGGATCGCCACGTCGCCCACCTCGATCCGCCGGATCTTCGCCGGCGAGCACTCCAGCACCTCGGCCGCGTGGTCCTGCGTCCTGCCGGTGCTCTCGCGCAGGGACGTGAGCGCCATCCCCAACTGCCGCTTGTAGACCGTCGGGCTCGCGCCGCTGCCGGACATGACCACCTCAGCTTTCCCTCGTCTTCCGCGGTGCCGATCAGTCTGCCCGAAGTCGGTGGAATCGTCCTTCACCCGATGGTGTACTCCCCAGCCTGCACGTGCAGCCTTTAATTTTTTCCTGCCACTTCAGGCAGGAGGACACCATGACCCGTGCTTTCCGCTGGATGCCGCACGACGGCCGCCGGCACGCCATCCGCCGCGAACTCGTGCCCCGCGACGAGGCCGAGACGCTGTGCGGCGCGCCGCTCACGGTCCCGCTCGCCCAGCCCTACGCGAGCTGGTGCTGGCCGACCTGCGCCGCCTGCGACGCGGCGTGGCGCGCCCACGAGGGCATCCCGGTGTTCCCCGCGCCCCGCGACGAGCGGCCGGGCCGGACGGTGTGCGGGCGATGACGGGGGAAGCGGGCGCGATGAGCTTCCGGTCGTTCGTCGTCAAGGGGTACGCCGAGGGCGAGACGATCCGCGCGCTGGCCACCGCCACCGGTCGCTCGTACGGGACGGTGCGCAGCGCCCTGGTGGCCGAGGGCGTCCGGCTGCGCAAGCGCGGCCACCGGCCCGCGACGACGATGATGGCGGTCGCCGACGCGCGGGCCCGGCGCGAGGAGCTGTCCACCGAGCTGCTGCGCGCCAGGCTGTCCTCCGGGCTGACCGGCGCGGTCGCGGGCAGGCAGGCGGGCATCAGCCAGTCCAAGGTGTCCAAGATGGAGACCGGCCGCCTGCTGCCGAAGGCCGCGGACGTCGAGCGGCTGGCCGACGTCTACGGCGTGCCGCCCGAGGTGCGCCGCAGGCTGCTCGCGCTGGTGGACAAGGTGGTGCGCGACGCCGAGCACCGCCGGGCCGTGCTGCACCGGGGCGTCGCGCGCAGGCAGGTCGCGGTGGCCCGCGCCGAGTCGGCCGCGCGGACGGTGCGGGTGCTCTCGGTCTGCGGCGTGCCACCGCAGCTGCTGCGCGACCCGCGGCCGGACCAGCGGCTGGTCGCGGTGCTGTCCGAGGGCGCGCTGCGGTCCGCGCACCGGCACTGGGAGCGGCTGCGGCAGGTCGCCACCCGGCCCGGAGTGGAACTCGGCGTGATCCGCTGGCACGTGCGGGTCGACCTGCCCGACGCGGGGTTCGTCGTGTTCGACGAGGGCATGGTCGTGTGCGAGTTGTTGGCGGGCAACGTGGTGATCACCGACCCGGACGACGTGCGGGGCCACCTCAAGAGCTTCCGGCGCCTGCACGGCAGCGCGGTGTTCGGCGACGAGGTGGTGGCGCTGCTGGACGCCGCGCGGCGGGACTACGAGCGGTTGGGCGGGTAGTCCGGGGATGGTGCGGTTTTTGTCCTGTTCCCGGCCCCGGCGGCGTGCGACGCTGGACCGTCGTGTCCCCGACGGGCGGAGGGCGGCGGTGACGAGCGAGCGCCCCGACGTGTTCCTCAGCTACACCTGGTCCGACCCGGACCTGGTCGACCGCGTCGAGGACGCCCTCGCGGCGGCGGGCGTGTCGGTGTTCCGCGACGTCGCGAACCCGCCGTTCGACGCGATCTCGGAGAACCTCGCGCGGAAGCTGGACGCCAGCAGGCTGTTCCTGGCGGTGTACTCGGCGCGCTACCCGACGCGGTACGCGTGCCAGTGGGAGCTGACGCGGGCGTTCCTCGCGGCCCGGCGGCACGGCGACCCGCGCGAGCGCGTCCTGGTGGTGAACCCCGAGCGCGACGAGTCGCACATCGTGCCGGTGGAGCTGGAGGACGCGGGCTACCTGTCCGCCGCGGACGGCCGGCTCGACCTGGACCGGCTGGTGGACCGGGTGCGGGAGCGCCTGCGCGACGTCCACCTGCCGCTCGGGCACGGCGCGGTCCCGTCGCCGGTCCACCTGCCCAGGCGGGTGCTCGCGCCGCGCCGGTTCGTCGGCCGGTACCCGGCGCTGTGGCACCTGCACACCCTGTTGCACACCAAGGACGTCCGCGCGATCCGGCCGCCGACGGCGGGTTCGGCCGCGGTGGTCAAGGGCTTCACCGGCACCGGCAAGACGTGGCTCGCCGAGCGCTACGCGCTGCTGTTCCAGCAGGCGTACCCCGGTGGCGTGCACTGGGTCGACCTGGCCGGGGTCGACGTCGCGGACGTGCCGGCCGAGGCGACCCGGCAGGTGCGCGCGATCGCCGCCGACGAGCTGGGCCTGGAGGTCGGCGGTGTGCCGGGCGACCGGCTGAACGCGGTGGTGGCGCACCACTTCACCACGCGCGGGCAGGACGTGCTGTGGGTGGTGGACGACCTGCCGCGCGGGCTGCCCGCCGAGGTGCTGCACGGCCTGCTGCCCGCGTCGCCGCGCGCGTACACCGTCTGCACGGCGCAGGAAGCCGGGCCGGACTGGCAGCTTCCGGTGCTGGAGCCGCACGGCCTGACGCCGGTGGAGGGCCAGGAGCTGTTCGCGTTCGAGTGGCGCGAGCTGGACCAGGCCGACCGGGACGCCGTCACGGCGCTGGTCGACCGGTGCGGCGGCCACCCGTACGTGCTCGCCGCGTCGGCGCTGGACCTGCGCAACAGCCAGGGCATCGCGGGCGCGCGGCGGGTCGCGGACGCGGCGGACGCCGCCGCCACGTCGGTCGTGGGCGTGCTGCGGTCCCGCGTCCGGGAGGTGGGCGACGTCGCGCGCCTCGTGCTCGGGGTGGCCGCCGCGCTGTCGGCCGCGCCGTTCGGGGCGAGCCTGGTGACGCGCGTGCTCGGCGACCGGGTGGACGAGCGCGCCCTGGCCGCCGCGCTGGACGAGCTGGACGACGCGGGCCTCGCGCACCGGCTCGACCGCGCCGACGCGCGGCGGGCCCGGCAGACGTGGCGGGTGCACCAGCTCGTGGTGCGGGCGGTGCGGGCGGAGGTGGCGGCCGACGAGCTGGACCGGTTGACGCGCGCGGTGGCCGACGCGCTGGCGGCGTCGCTGGCGGGTGACTGCCCGCCGGGGACCTACCGGCACGCCCGGCAGGTCGCGCGGTCGGCCGCGGTGCGCCGCGAGGTGCGGGTCGAGCTGCTGCGCGCGGTGACGCTGGCGTCGGAGCGGGAGGGCGACCTGCGCGGCGCGCACGAGGCCGCGGCGGAGCTGGTACGGCTCAAGGAAGTGCTGGGCGTGCCCGGTGTGGACGACGTGCTGCTGGCCGCGCGCACGGCGTTGGCCGCGGGCGAGTACGGCACGGCGCTGGAGCGGGCGCGCGCCGGGGTCCGGTCGGCCGGCGAGGACGGCAACTTCCCCGCCCAGTACCGCGCCCGGCTGCTGGCGGCGCAGGCGGCCGAGCACCTGGGCGACTACGCGGCGGCGGACGAGGTGTTCCACCACCGGCGGGAGGTCCGGGTGCACGGCGACGCGCCCGCGTGGATGCCGGAGGAGGAGCGCCGGCTGGTCGTCGTCGCCAGGGTCGCCGGGCTGCGGTTGCGCGGCGAGTACGCGGCGGCTCTCGACGCGGTGACCCGCCTGCTGCCCGAGCTGCCGCAGGAGCCGAGGTCCGCGGCGGTGCGCGGCGCGTGGTCGGCGGCGATGGTCGAGCTGGTCCGGCTGCGCCTGCTGCGCGGCGAGGTGGCCAGGGCGCGCAGGGCGGCGGCCGAGCTGGCCGACGCGTTCCGGTCGGTGGGCATGGTGGAGCACCCGCTGCACCTCGAAGCGGTCGCGCTGCGGGCGGAGGCCGAACTCCGGGTGGCGCTGACCGACCTCCGGGCGCGGGACAAGGAGTGGGAGCGCTCCGTCCGGCGGATCGGCGCGCTGCGGGCCGACTACGAGCAGCGCTACGGCCCGGACAGCCCGTTGACGTTGAACCTGCTGGTGATGGAGGGCCGGGCGCGGGTGGGGCACGGCCGTCCCCGGCGGGCGCTGGAGCTGCTGACCGACGTCGGTCCGCGCATCGCGCGGGTGCTCGGTGAGCAACACCCGCTCGGCTACCGGGTGCGGCACGCGACGGCGCAGTGCCACGCGCAGCTCGGCGACGACGCACGCCACCGGGCGATCCTGGAGGACCTGCTGCCCCGGCAGGTGGCGGCGCTGGGCCGGCGGCACCCGGACAGCCTGGTGACCCGGTTGGACCTGGGCCTGGCGCGCGTGGCGGCGGGTGACCGGGCGCGGGGCCGTCCGCTGGTGGACGAGGCGGCGCGCGAGCTGCGGGCCCTGGGCTGGACGGAACCGGCGCTGCGCGCGTGGGTGACCGCGGTCTACAGCCACCTGCCCACGCCGGTGTGGGACTTCCTCACGTGGGTGGCGCACCGGTTCTTCCCACCGCGCGGTTGAACTGCCGCCCGCGGCCGGCTCGACAGCGCCGCGACCGCGCGCTGTCCGGCATCTGTCAAGTCCACTGTGGACGGCGGTCGTACTTGTCCGGTTCCTGTCCTGGACCGCGCCACCCGGCGCGGGTTCTGCTCGACGGTGTCGGCACGGCGTCGGAGAACAGGAGTGGCCGCCACACATGGACCAGCGGTTGGGAGACGGCTACCGCCTCGGCCCGCGACGCGGACCGGCGGTGCTGGGGCACGTCCACGACGGCGTGCGCGAGGCGTCGGACGGCCCGACGCCGGTCGTGATCACCGCCCTGGACGAGGACGTGGCGACCGCGCCGGGCGCGGTGGACCACCTGACGATGCTGGTGAACCGGGTGCGCGGGGTCGGCGGGCCGAACCTGGCCCCGGTGCGGGACGTGCTGGTCGGCGGTCGGCGCGCGTACGTGGTGGCCGAGCACGTGCCGGGGCGGGACCTGCGGGGCTGGGTCGCCGCGAACGGGCCGATGCTGCCCGCCGCGGTCGCCGGGTTCGGCGCGGGCGTGGCGTCCGCGTTGGCCGCGCTGCACGAGCTGGGGGTGGCGCACCTCGGCGTCACGGCGGACAGCCTGCTGGTCGACGGCGTCACCGCCCGGCTGACCGGGCAGTGCGTGGTGCCGGTCCTGCTGGACGCGCCGGGGCTGGGGCCGGACGCCGTCGCGCCGGCCATGCCGCAGTACGTCGCGCCGGAACTGCTGCGCGGCGACCCCGTCGGACCGCCCGCCGACCTGTACGCGCTGGGCGTCGTGCTGTACCAGCTGTGCTGCGGCGTCCCGCCGTTCGCGGGCAAGCGGGTCCACCGGGTGCTGGCCGACCACGTCGAGTGCCTGCCCGGCCGCCCGGAAGGAGTCCCGGACGCGCTGTGGTCGGCGATCACGGCCCTGGTGGCGAAGGAACCGGCCGACCGGCCGTCCGCGCGGGAGCTGGCCGGGTGGTTGGCCGACCTGCCCGAGGTGCTCGGCGTGTGGTCGGTCGCGCCGTGGCTCACGACGCCGCCGCCCGCCGTGCCGTCCGCGCCCGCCCCGGCCCCGTCGCCGTCGTCGCCACCGGGACGACCGGCGCCGGCACCGCCGTCGCCGCCGACCGGGGGGTTCGGCGGCGACCTCGTCGCACCGCCCGGAGGAGCCGTGACCGGTCGCCGCCGCCGCAAGGCCGTCCTGCTCGCCGCGCTCGGCGTCGTGGCGCTCGTGGGCGGCGGGTGGCTGCTCTCGCCGGGGCCGCCGGTGGCCACACCGGCCGGCGGCGTCGCGCGCCCCGACGCCGCGTCGACGGGCGCGGCTCACCCCGGCACCGCGCACCCCGGCACCGCGCACCCCGGCACCGCGCACCACGGCACCGCGCACCACGGCACCGCGCACCACGGCACCGCGGGCACGTCCACCGGCCGCACGACCGGCGTCGCGCCGTCCACGATGCCCGACCTGGTCGGCCGGAGCCTCCACGAGGCCGTGGCGGCGCTGCCGGGCGCGGTCGAGTGGGAGGCGGTGCCCCGCAACGTGCCGGGGCAGCGGGACGGGACGGTGCTGGAGCAGTCGCCGCCGCCCGGCCGGCCGCTGGAGGGCGCGGTCCGGCTCGTGGTGGCGCGCGACGTCGAGCCGGTCCAGCTCGACTCCCTGCCGCCGGTGACCGGCTCCATGACGAGCGACCGGGTCAGCGGCGGCGTCGGGACGATGGCGGGCAGGCGGTACCCGCACAGCCTCGGCGCGGATGTCGACGGGTGCTCCACCAGCGGGCGCGGCGGTCAGGTGGACTTCCTGCTGTCGAAGGCGTTCGGCAGGTTCACCGCCACCGTCGGGCTGGACGACGAGTCGGCCGACCCGGCGGCCGAGGCGCACGTGGAGCTGTTCGCGGACAACCGGAAGGTCGCGGAGGTCACCGCCCGGTACGGCGAGGTGACGCCCGTCGAGGCGGACCTGACCGGCGTGCTGCGGATGCGCGTGCAGTGGAAGCTGACCACCGACGGGTGCCACGGGTACACGACGGTCGTGCTCGGCAACCCGGTGGTGCACGGCTTCCCGGCGGAGCTGCCGGGTTCCCGCGCGCCGTCCGCGCCGGTGACGACCCGGTGACCTCAGCGCCGCTCGTCCCAGCCGATGCCGTAGGACAGGTTGGGGCGCAGGTCGGTGAACGTCGCGGTGGCCTCGCCCGCCGCGTCCGCCGACAGCGGGGCGCGCGGCACGACGGGGTCGTTCAGCTCCAAGGGGAACTCGCCGTCCAGCCGCCAGATCCGCGCGGGCGCGCGGCCGACGCCGAACCGGACGCTGAGGGTGAACCGGTCGCACGGGCGGCGCGGTGTGCAGACGTAGTGCGGCGCGAACTTCATCGGCACCCGCAGGCGGAAGGAGAACGTGTGCGCCTCGCCCCGCCCCAGCGGGCGCGGGAGCCGGATGCGGAACGCGAGCCGGTTGCCGCTGACCGGGGTCGCCGGGCCGAGCAGGAACCCCCGGACGGGGTCGATGCCGACCGCGACGGGGTCGACGGACCCGTGCGCGCCCGGCGGTTCGCTGACCGTCACCGAGTGGTCCAGCTCGGTCAGCCGCTCGCGGTGGCTGACGATCCGCCGCTCCTCGAACACCTCCACGACGGGCAGGTCCAGCAGCACGGCCGTGGTCAGCTCCGCGGTGTGCCAGGGGTGGTCCGGTGACCCGGCGTCGGGCGGCGGTGGCGCCGGCCGGTACAGCGCGGCCTCCGCGAGGCGCTCCAGGAGGTCGTCCACGCGGCGGCGGATGGTGCGGGGGTCGCGGCGGACGCGGTCGGCGACGCGGGTCAGCCGTTCCTCGTAGCGGACGTCGGCGGTGCCGTTGAGGCCGAACGCGGCGTGCGCGAGGCCGGCCAGGTCGTCGGGCAGGTCGGCGACGAGTTCGGTGAGCGTGGCGATGACCTTGGCGCGCTGGGCGGGCGGCGGGTCGGCGTCGGTGATCCGGCAGACCCGGCGGACCATGCCGCCGACCCGCGCGGAGAGGTCGCCGGACTGCACTCCGTACCCCTTGCGGAGTGCTTTGAGTTCGTCCACCAGGGCCTGTGCGTCGGAGCGCATGGTCCCATCACCTCCGGGGCGAGTGTAGCGAGGTGATCGTCACCGAAACCCGCATTTTGCGGTTTCCGGGCGATCAGCCGAGGGGCTGGGCGGCGCGTGTTTCCGGGGTTTCCCCACCGGTCGGAAACACGCAACGCCTGGTGATTCCCGGTGACCCGGCCGACGATTTCCCACGTCGAGGAGTTCTCGACGGAGTCGGCATCGGACCGGGGTCGGCGAATCGCGTTCCCGCCGCGCCGCCGGTCCGCCCGAGGGGAGAGGCGAACCATGCACACCCACGTCATCATCGACGTCGTCACCCTGCTGAGCACCCTGCTCGGCTGACCAACCGCCTCCGGCCGCCGGGCCGCCCCCGGTGGCCGGAGGTCCTTTTCGCCGTCCATCGACCGTATCGGGGCGTCCGTGTTCGAAAATCCGCAGGAGTTTGGCCGCGAGTTGCGCCGCAGGCGCCTCTCGGCCGGGATGTCGTTGGCCGCGCTGGCTGCCGCGGCGCATTTCACGAAGGGATACCTGAGCAAGGTGGAGAATGGTCGCGTCTCCGCGAACCGCGGTCTCGCCGGAATCTGTGACCGGGTGCTCGGCGCGAACGGCGCGCTGCTCGCCCTGGTGGACCGGGAGCCCGCGCCCGCCCGTGCCGCGGGCGGGCTGGCCGGGCTGCCCGACGGCACCCGGCACTTCGTCGGCCGCGCCGGGGAGTCCGAGCGGCTGGCCGAGGTGCTGCGCGGGCCGGACGTGGTCCGCGCGTGCGTCATCACCGGCCTCGCCGGCACCGGCAAGACCGAGCTGGCGGTGTCCGCCGCGCGGGCCGCCGCGCGGGAGTTCCCGGACGGGAGCCTGTTCCTGGACCTGCACGGCCACACCGGCGGCGTGCCGGAGCTGTCGGCGTCCGACGCGCTGGACCGGCTGCTGCGGATGCTGGACGTGCCCGGCCCGCGCATCCCGCCCGACGAGGACGGCCGCGCCAACCTGTTCCGGGACCGGCTGGCGGGCAAGCGGGTCCTGCTGGTGCTGGACAACGCGGCGAGCGGCGCGCAGGTGCGCCCGCTGCTGCCCGCCGAGGCCCGCTGCCGGGTCCTGGTCACCAGCAGGCACCGGCTGGCGTCGCTGGACGATGCCGCGCACGTGGCGGTGGGCGAGCTGGCCCCCGACGACGCGGTGCTGCTGTTCCGCGTGGTGGCGGGCGAGTTCGCGGCGGCCGACGAGGGCGTGGTGGCCGAGATCGTCGAGCTGTGCGGGCGGGTGCCGCTCGCCATCCGCATCGCCGCCGCCCGGCTGCTCGGCGGCGGCTGGAGCCTGGCCGAGCTGCGCGACCGGCTGGCCGACGACACCACCCGGTTCGGCGCGCTGGACGACGGCGAGCGCAGCGTCGCGGCGGCGTTCCGGCTGTCCTGCGACCACCTGCCTACCGACCAGGCCCGGATGTTCCCGCTGTTGGCCGTGCACCCCGCGGTGGACGTGGAGGTGGACGCGGCGGCGGCGCTCGCGGGCGTGGAGCGGGCCGAGGCGGAGCGGCTGCTGGACCGGCTGCACGACGCGCACCTGGTGACCCGGCGGCCGGGCGGCTACCTCGCGATCCACGACCTGGTGCGGTCGTTCGCGGTGCTGCGCGTGCTGCCGGGCGTCGACGTGGCCGAGCGGCGCGGCGCGGCCCGGCGGCTGGTGGAGTACGCGGTGGCGCGCACGCGCGCGGCGGACGAGGCGATCGAGCCGTTCCGTTACCGGCCACCGGTGGACCTGCCCGACGCGTGGTCGTTCGACGGCGACTCGGCGCTGGTGTGGCTGCGCGCGCAGTGGCCGACGCTGGTGGCGGTCGTCGAGCGGGCCGCTGCGGAGCAGGTGTTCGACCGGTGCTGGCAGCTGGCGTGCCTGCTGCGGGCGTTCTTCGCGCGGGAGAAGCTGTCCGAGCCGTGGGTGCGCAGCCACCGGGTGGCGCTCGGTGCGGCGACGGCGCTCGGGGACCGCGAGGCCGAGGGCATGGTGCTGAACAACCTCGGCATGGCGCACCTGGAGCGGTGCGAGTTCGCCGAGGCCGCGACCTGCCACGCGCGGGCGCACGAGCTGTTCACGGTGGCGGGCAACGGTTTCGGCGCGACCGACGCACGGGCCAGCCTCGCGTGGGTGCGGCTGTACCAGGGCGAGCCGGAGGTCGCGGCGCGCGACCTGGCGGCGGCGCTGGCGGTGTACCGGGCGGACGGTCGCGTGCGGAACGAGGCGATCACGCTGCGCGGCCTGGCCCTGGCCGCGACCGCGCGGGGCCGCTACGACGAGGCCGCCGGGCACGCGCGGCGGGCGGCGGAGTGCGCGCAGACCCCGCTGGACGCCGTGCTGACGGAGAACTGCCTGGCGTGGGTGCACTTCACGGCCGGTGACGCCGAGTCGGCGCGGGCGCGCTACGAGCGGGCGCTGGAGTCGGCGCGGGCGGAGAGCGTGGCCTACGAGGAGGCCCGCGCGCTGGTCGGGCTGGGCAACGTGGCGGCGGCGGGCGGCGACCACCGGGCCGCCGCGCGGCTGTGGGCGTCGGCGGACGCGATCCCGGTGACGCTCAACCCCTGCCTGCTCGACGAGGTCCGGGTGCGGGAGGAGCTGACGGGGTGAGGGGGGCGCGGGCGTCGGCCGCTGCCGACGCCCGCGCGGCCCGGTCCGGACTCCGGTGACGCGGTCCGGTTCGCGCGGTCGCAGGGCACGGTGCGCAGGGCCCGGTGCGCGTGGTCCGGTGCGCGTGGCCCGGTCCGCGCGGGACGGTCCGCACGGCACGGTTCGGACGGCGAGGTCCGCACGGCACGGTCCGTC
Coding sequences:
- a CDS encoding PfkB family carbohydrate kinase, producing the protein MRVAVLGQIARDLVLVVPEVPDAAGTAPVLERREVLGGKGANIAVGLAQLGASTTLLGVVGEDDVGNGLVDRLRADGVDTSAIVRRGRSALIVDVVCGGKWRYLQDLPESSLVHEADVMTSAVVGADAVIVQLQQPVDAALAAIRLADGLVVLDGVATGEQLAGADVLRADHQEGEELTGRCISSTGDAVLAGRELLGRGPSLVALEVRGVANVLVWSAGSEVVPLTDEDVVDTTGGGDAFVAALTFALVRGDHPREAGRLAVAAAGRAVGHAGGRSDLTGLRV
- a CDS encoding DUF1992 domain-containing protein encodes the protein MTERKPAGVSFETWIDRQIREAQERGEFEDLPGAGKPLRGLSEPHDELWWVKEKVRREEGTVLPPTLQLRKDAAAAREAAARAGSEEEVRRILEEINAEIVDAIRKPRSGPPLNLMPFDVEHVVAEWRAGR
- a CDS encoding DUF397 domain-containing protein; this translates as MTSVPTHWRKSSYSAGNGGDCVELAHATTSLLVRDSKNPDGPVLAFDRARFAGFLTALKDA
- a CDS encoding helix-turn-helix domain-containing protein; amino-acid sequence: MSGSGASPTVYKRQLGMALTSLRESTGRTQDHAAEVLECSPAKIRRIEVGDVAIRAAELRVLLDFYGASKQTRKPIEELAREARKRRPRTPYGTVLPDFFRRFFNLEQIATEVLRYHAELVPGQLQTKEYARALIEANPLHQPDQVERLIEARQARQARLVDGSQRLHLVLHEAAIRTVVGGPEVMREQLQHLRKLGGLPNVTLQVVPFSAGAHAATGLPFVLLRFADNQRPIVYLEDLTTAGSVDDPAHVAQYELVFRHSLTAALTPAKTSSLFATVASEL
- a CDS encoding zinc finger protein, with the translated sequence MTRAFRWMPHDGRRHAIRRELVPRDEAETLCGAPLTVPLAQPYASWCWPTCAACDAAWRAHEGIPVFPAPRDERPGRTVCGR
- a CDS encoding Scr1 family TA system antitoxin-like transcriptional regulator, whose amino-acid sequence is MTGEAGAMSFRSFVVKGYAEGETIRALATATGRSYGTVRSALVAEGVRLRKRGHRPATTMMAVADARARREELSTELLRARLSSGLTGAVAGRQAGISQSKVSKMETGRLLPKAADVERLADVYGVPPEVRRRLLALVDKVVRDAEHRRAVLHRGVARRQVAVARAESAARTVRVLSVCGVPPQLLRDPRPDQRLVAVLSEGALRSAHRHWERLRQVATRPGVELGVIRWHVRVDLPDAGFVVFDEGMVVCELLAGNVVITDPDDVRGHLKSFRRLHGSAVFGDEVVALLDAARRDYERLGG
- a CDS encoding tetratricopeptide repeat protein, producing MTSERPDVFLSYTWSDPDLVDRVEDALAAAGVSVFRDVANPPFDAISENLARKLDASRLFLAVYSARYPTRYACQWELTRAFLAARRHGDPRERVLVVNPERDESHIVPVELEDAGYLSAADGRLDLDRLVDRVRERLRDVHLPLGHGAVPSPVHLPRRVLAPRRFVGRYPALWHLHTLLHTKDVRAIRPPTAGSAAVVKGFTGTGKTWLAERYALLFQQAYPGGVHWVDLAGVDVADVPAEATRQVRAIAADELGLEVGGVPGDRLNAVVAHHFTTRGQDVLWVVDDLPRGLPAEVLHGLLPASPRAYTVCTAQEAGPDWQLPVLEPHGLTPVEGQELFAFEWRELDQADRDAVTALVDRCGGHPYVLAASALDLRNSQGIAGARRVADAADAAATSVVGVLRSRVREVGDVARLVLGVAAALSAAPFGASLVTRVLGDRVDERALAAALDELDDAGLAHRLDRADARRARQTWRVHQLVVRAVRAEVAADELDRLTRAVADALAASLAGDCPPGTYRHARQVARSAAVRREVRVELLRAVTLASEREGDLRGAHEAAAELVRLKEVLGVPGVDDVLLAARTALAAGEYGTALERARAGVRSAGEDGNFPAQYRARLLAAQAAEHLGDYAAADEVFHHRREVRVHGDAPAWMPEEERRLVVVARVAGLRLRGEYAAALDAVTRLLPELPQEPRSAAVRGAWSAAMVELVRLRLLRGEVARARRAAAELADAFRSVGMVEHPLHLEAVALRAEAELRVALTDLRARDKEWERSVRRIGALRADYEQRYGPDSPLTLNLLVMEGRARVGHGRPRRALELLTDVGPRIARVLGEQHPLGYRVRHATAQCHAQLGDDARHRAILEDLLPRQVAALGRRHPDSLVTRLDLGLARVAAGDRARGRPLVDEAARELRALGWTEPALRAWVTAVYSHLPTPVWDFLTWVAHRFFPPRG
- a CDS encoding protein kinase domain-containing protein, translating into MDQRLGDGYRLGPRRGPAVLGHVHDGVREASDGPTPVVITALDEDVATAPGAVDHLTMLVNRVRGVGGPNLAPVRDVLVGGRRAYVVAEHVPGRDLRGWVAANGPMLPAAVAGFGAGVASALAALHELGVAHLGVTADSLLVDGVTARLTGQCVVPVLLDAPGLGPDAVAPAMPQYVAPELLRGDPVGPPADLYALGVVLYQLCCGVPPFAGKRVHRVLADHVECLPGRPEGVPDALWSAITALVAKEPADRPSARELAGWLADLPEVLGVWSVAPWLTTPPPAVPSAPAPAPSPSSPPGRPAPAPPSPPTGGFGGDLVAPPGGAVTGRRRRKAVLLAALGVVALVGGGWLLSPGPPVATPAGGVARPDAASTGAAHPGTAHPGTAHPGTAHHGTAHHGTAHHGTAGTSTGRTTGVAPSTMPDLVGRSLHEAVAALPGAVEWEAVPRNVPGQRDGTVLEQSPPPGRPLEGAVRLVVARDVEPVQLDSLPPVTGSMTSDRVSGGVGTMAGRRYPHSLGADVDGCSTSGRGGQVDFLLSKAFGRFTATVGLDDESADPAAEAHVELFADNRKVAEVTARYGEVTPVEADLTGVLRMRVQWKLTTDGCHGYTTVVLGNPVVHGFPAELPGSRAPSAPVTTR